A section of the Citrobacter farmeri genome encodes:
- the purE gene encoding 5-(carboxyamino)imidazole ribonucleotide mutase, producing MSSRNNPARVAIVMGSKSDWATMQFAAEIFEILDVPHHVEVVSAHRTPDKLFSFAESAEENGYQVIIAGAGGAAHLPGMIAAKTLVPVLGVPVQSAALSGVDSLYSIVQMPRGIPVGTLAIGKAGAANAALLAAQILAIQDKALHQRLNDWRNAQTDEVLENPDPRGAA from the coding sequence ATGTCTTCCCGCAATAATCCGGCGCGTGTCGCCATCGTGATGGGGTCCAAAAGCGACTGGGCTACCATGCAGTTCGCCGCCGAAATTTTCGAAATCCTGGACGTCCCGCACCACGTTGAAGTGGTTTCTGCCCACCGTACCCCCGATAAATTGTTCAGCTTTGCCGAGAGCGCTGAAGAAAACGGCTATCAGGTGATTATTGCTGGTGCGGGTGGCGCTGCCCACCTTCCAGGTATGATTGCGGCGAAAACGCTGGTGCCGGTATTGGGTGTTCCTGTACAAAGCGCGGCGCTGAGCGGCGTCGACAGCCTGTATTCTATCGTACAGATGCCGCGCGGTATTCCGGTCGGTACGCTGGCGATTGGTAAAGCGGGTGCGGCTAACGCGGCACTACTGGCAGCGCAGATCCTGGCGATACAGGATAAAGCGCTGCATCAGCGACTGAACGACTGGCGCAACGCGCAGACGGATGAGGTGCTGGAGAATCCGGATCCGCGAGGTGCGGCATGA